GACGTAGTGCTCGTCGAACCCTGGGACTGGCAGGACGAGAAGGCGAACATCGAGTGGCGCTACACCGGACAGAGCGCGGACCAGCTCCGGCGCGAAGGCCACATCGACTGATCCTCCCCGGGCATTCGCGAGACGGCTTGCTCCATCCCCGTACGGTTTGAGCGCGGTTTCCGACTCGGCTACTCCGTCGCGCCCGTTCGGTCCTCCAGGAGCTCCTGCATCCACACGGCGACTCCGTGGTCGCTCCCGCGAGTCCACACGGCCGTCTCCTCCTGTACGCCGGGGAGGTGACTCTCCTCGATGGCGCTGGCCAGGACGGCGCGACGATCGACGGTGACGAGTCGCCCCGGCCACTTCTCGACGACTGGATCGACGCGTTCGAGCCCCGACGAGACCGTGACCTGGGCCCCCGGAACCGCCTCCTCGACGCGCTCTCGGAGGTCTTCGGACGCGACTTCCACGACGATCGCCACGCCGCGGCCGTCGGCCGCCGCCAGTCGATCGAGGATCGTCGGATCGAGGGTGGAGTCGGCGGCGACGAGGACGTGGACGTGTTCCTCGGCGTCGTCGAGCAGCGTCGCCACGCGGTCGCTCACGTGCTCTGCGTTCGTGACCGACCACACGCCCGCCTCCTCGCCTACCTCCGTCGATTCCACCCCCTCCAGCGCGGTCGCCGCCGCGTCGATCCGGGAGGTGTAGTTTCGTCGGAGTACGTCCAGCGCCTCGTCTCTCGGGACCGCCCTGTACTCCCGGGGGTCGGACTGGTGGATGTCCACCAACCCCCGCCGGTGGAGCCGTTCGACGGTGTCGTACACCCGCGACCGCGGGATCTCAGAGAGCTTGCTGATCTCCGTCGCGGTTCCCTTCGGAATGCGAGTGAGCGCGACGAAACACCTCGCCTCGTACTCCGTCAAGCCTAGTTCCTCCAGGGCCGCTACCGCTTCGCGTTCGCCCGACATGCGTCCCGATTGACGTAGGAAAGCATACTACTGACGCCTGCGGGACGGCATCCACTCATGACGGCCGCGTTCCGGGGGATCGAACCGACGGGGTGACGTTCACTCGAACACTGAGCCGTGCTGGAGCATCTCGTCGATCAGCGCCGAGTGCCCTCGGCGTAGGCGCTCCGAGAGCGCCTGGTGGGAGACGCCGAGTTCGTCGGCGACGTCCTCGAGCGTCACCGAGCGCGGAACGTCGAAGTACCCCCGTTCGGCGGCCGTCACCAGCGCGCGGTACTGCTCGTTGGTCAGCCCGTACCTGCTCGCGGGTCGGTTGTCGGCGTCCCGGATCTGAACCACGTCGAGCGCGATGTCCATCTCGTCGCAGAACGACAGCGTTCGCTCGATCTCCTCTCGCTCGGGATAGAGCAACCGGAGCGACCAGCCGTGTCGCGACGCGTGCGCCCTGAGGACGACCGTCGGTGAGGCCGAGAGGATCCTGAACGTGAGTCGCGTCTCGTACTCCCACTCGATCCGATAGAGCCACTCGTTCTCGGCGGTCGCCAACCGCGACCAGCGGTCGACCGTCGGATCGGAGTCGAGTGCGGTCTCCAGTTCGATCTCGTCGGTTGCACGAGCCCACACGAGTGGCATGATCTCGTCCGTCTGCACGCTGCGTTCGCACACGAAGCGGGCCTCGGGAAGCTCCTGCAGCGTCGCCTCGAGCGCAAGATCGTCTACGGGTATGCGGCTCTCGATGATCGTCGTCATGGTGGTACGGTACGTACGGGCGCAATCCGCGCACGACGGACGGACCGCGTATGCGTTAGCCCCGCGCGCGGCCGGATCGCGTCGTCTCAACGGATCCGACTGTGCCTCGCCCCTGTCGCTATCGAGCACTATCCGGCATCGACACATAGTCGTCCCGTGACCAGTCTGGTAGTGACACTTCGGTTGTTACTGTCGTAACGACGATCGAGTCAGCGTGTCGGAAGACGGCCGTCGAACCCACGGCGTCCGCCGCGCGTCTGACGGACGGTTATACCGCCTCGCGCGAACGCACGAACATGAGCGAGACCGAGACGATCACCGTCGCCGAAGTGAGCGATGGCGCGGGGAGCGCCGGCGATCCCGGCACCACGGTGGAGATGCCGGCGGTAGAGGTGCTCACCGGCCGCGGGTTCGTCACGGGAAAGTCCGGGTCGGGGAAGTCGAACACCGCGAGCGTCGTCATCGAGAAACTGCTCGATCGGCAGTTCTCGCTCCTCATCGTCGACATCGACGGCGAGTACTACGGGCTGAAGGAGAAGTACGAGATCCTGCACGTCGGCGCGGACGAGGAGTGCGACATCCAGGTCGGCGCGGAGCACGCCGAGAAGATCGCCGACCTCGCGCTGCGCAACAACATCCCCATCATCCTCGACGTCTCGTCGTTCCTCGACGAGCGCGAGGCGGCGGCGCTGCTGACGGAGGTCGCGAAGCAGCTGTTCGCCAAGGAGAAGAAGCTGAAGAAGCCGTTCCTGCTCATCGTCGAGGAGGTCCACGAGTGGATCCCCGAGGGCGGCGGTCTGGACGAGTGCGGGCGCATGCTCATCAAGATCGGTAAGCGCGGGCGCAAGCACGGGCTCGGCATCACGGGCATCAGCCAGCGCCCGGCCGACGTGAAGAAGGACTTCATCACGCAGTGCGACTGGCTCGTCTGGCACCGCCTCACCTGGCGCAACGACACGAAGGTGGTAAAGCGCGTCCTCGGCAGCGAGTACTCGGCGGCCGTGGAGGACCTCGGCGACGGCGAGGGCTTTCTCGTGACCGACTGGTCCGAGCAGACCCGGCGCGTGCAGTTCCAGCGCAAGCGGACCTTCGACGCGGGCGCGACGCCCGGGCTCGACGACTTCGAGCGCCCCGACCTCAAGTCCGTGAGCGCCGACCTCGTGGGGGAACTGGAGAGCATCACCGAGGAGCAGGACCGCCGCGAGGACCGCATCGAGGAACTGGAGCAGGAACTCCTCGAGAAGGAAGAGCGCATCAGGATGCTAGAGCAGGATCTCGCCGACGCCCGCGACCTCTCGCGGATGGCGGACCAGTTCGCCGCCGCGCTGTTCGATCACCCCGGACGGTCACGTATGCGCATCGAATCCGAGCAGTCCACGCTCGAGGAGCATCCCGGCGTCGAGTACCGGAACGGACGCGCCGCCGCGAACGGCGTGAGCGCCGGAGGCGACGAGGGGAGCCGCGACGGGCGATCGGACGCGAGCGGCGGGACCAGCGCGACCGACCTCGCCCCCTGGCCGGAGCAGTCGGCGGGAAGCGGAGGGGGTGACGGAGACGGAGGCGGTGACGGCCATCGGAACGGCACGGGTGACGTGAACGGCCGGAGCGGCGGCGCGGACGACGCCTCGGGCGCGCGTGTCCGCGACCGATCGGTCGTCGAGCGACTGCGCGAACGCCTCGAATCGATGGACCCGACGACCCGCTCGATGCTCGCGCGCTACCGCGAGCGCGGTCCGCTGTCGCCCCTCGACGCCCACGTCGCCGCGGGCGGCTCCGGCGATCGGACCGTCGCCTACAGCCGCAACGGCGAACTCAGGGAGGTGGGGTTCATCGAGCACGCGGGACGCGGCGAGTACGTCTACGTCCTCCCCGACCTCGTCGCGCGCGAGTTCGACCACCGGCTGTCCCCCGAACAGTTGGACGAGCGGGTCGAGCGGATCGAGCGGTACCTCGTGGGCGGTCCCTGGCCGGCGGAGTAAGTCTCGGATGCGCCGGTGGACTCCTCTCTCGACGACTCCGAATGGTCCAACGGTCCCGCGGACTCGACACCGAGAACCTCGAGTCCGACCCTTCGCCAGACCATGACGGACGGACGTACTGTCGGCGAAACGTTCAGCCTTCCGCGATCGTGAACAGGGATCGGGAGCCGTCGAGCAGATCGCTCATCGTCTCGATCCGACGATGCGGGGACGGTTCCGGATCGTCGATCCCGTCCGCGTCCAGCCATATCGAGCGCACGCCGGCGTTGTGTGCTCCGGTGACGTCGCTCCCGAGCGAGTTTCCGACCGTGACCGCTCGGTCCGGTTCCGTACCCAGCCGATCGAGCGCGGCGCGAAACGGTTCCGGGTCCGGCTTTGGAGCGGTGTCGTATCCGGCGTAGACGATCGTCTCGAAGCGGTCTGCGATGCCCAGCGCCTCGATCTTCTGGCTCTGCCACTCCGGCGGTCCGTTGGTGACGAGCGCGAGTGAATAGTCCGGTGAGAGTACGTCGAGTGCCTCCTTCGCTCCGGGCAACCACCGCACGTTCGTCTGATCGCGTTCCTCGGCGTAGGCGGCCGCGACCTCCCGACCGACGCTCTGACTGTATCCCGCTCGTTCCGCGAGCGCGGCGAAACATCGCCGACGGTTTTCGAGCCCGCTGTCGCTCTCGGCGACGAAGTCGTCGAAGATCTCGTAGTAGTCCTCGGCGGTGAAGAACGGGTCGCGACCGATCGCCTCGAACGCCAGCGAGAGGATCTCCTGCCCGGAACGGCGATACGTACAGAGCGTGTCGTCGAGGTCGAACAGTATCGCCTCGATCGGGTTCCCCATGACGGAGACGTACTACGTCGAGCGATTAAAGACTCGGTGTTCGGCGCGGTAGAGTCGGGCAGGAGTTCGGATGGAGCGGTTTTTCCCGCCGCCGGACGAGACGCGGTCATGGAACTGACGCTGTTCGGCCCCCTCCGGGGCGTGACCGGCGCGAAGACCGTCGAGGTCGAGTTCGGGGGCGGGACCGCCCGCGACGCGCTCTGCGCGCTCGTCGATCGCTACCCCCGCGCCCGGGACCAGTTGTTCGACGGGGCGGGCGACCTCCGCCCGAGCGTCCGGCTGACGCGCGACGGCGAGCGCGTCGATCCTGACGACGCGCTGGCGGCCGACGAGTCGCTCACCGTCTACCCGGCGATGCGCGGGGGGTAGGGATCTAGAGGTCGTACTGTTCGCGCACGAGGTCGGCGAGGCCGCGCTCCTCGAGCACGTCCATCGGCGCGAGCAGGGTCAGTTGCACGACCCCCGGCAGGCGGGCGATCTCGACGCCGCCGGTGAAGGTACAGCGCCCCCGAACCTCGCCGACGCTCATGTCGAGGAGGTCGCTCGCGCGCTCGAAGGCGTTGTCCGTCGCGTCGTTGATCGTCGCGCCGCTGCCGATCACCTGGATCGGCCCGAGGTCGTCGAGGTCGACGCCGTACTCCTCGGCCAGCGCCTCGCCCCGCTCGCGCTCGTCGGCGTCGATCGGCCTGGCGATGTGGGGCAGGTCCTCGACGTTCGGCAGGAGGAGCGGGCCGTCGACGTCGAGGCCCTTTATCACCTCGACCTCCAGTTCGGTCCACCCGCTCACGTCGGTCGTGTGCAGGGAGAGTTCGCCGTCGCCCTGGTTTGCGTGGAGGTCGCCGACGTAGAGGCCGCCGCCGTCGACCTTCACCGGGCAGATCAGCACCGCACCGGCGCGGACCTCGTTCGAGTCCATGTGGCCGTCGGTCCGGTTCGCGAGTTCGGACTCGTCCGCGAGTCCCCAGTCGTGCTCCGCGCCGACGAGGAACTGCCCGAAGTCGCCCGCGTTGTGCGAGTCGGGGAGTTCGACCGGCGGCGTCGTCCCGATGTTCCCGACGAAGGGACGGAGGTGGCCGATCGCGCCGGGCATCTCCGCGGGCTTGTAGAGGAGGATGGGATGCTGGCGGGAGTTCTCCGGGAGCGCCATCAGCTCCTCGGCGTCCTCCGCGAGCGCGTCCGCCCCTTCGGGGCCGACGGTGAGCCCGATCGTGCGGTCGTCGTCGAAGACGACGGTGTAGCCGTACTCGAAGCCGAACGAGGAGGCGTTCGCGCCGCACTCGGCGCACCTGATCGACTCCTCGCCGGCCCCCTCGACGACCGTCTCCGGCCACGCCGCGCCGCACTCCGGACAGCGGTGGTCCACGAACGGGTCGTCGCCGAACGCCCCCTCGCGCTCGGCCATGCTGCCCGTGCTCGTGGCGACGCTCGTCACCTCCACGTCCCTGATGCGGACGGCGATGGCGTCGCCTACCTCCGCGCCCTCGACGGCGATCGGTCGGGTCACCTCGTGGCCGCCGCGGAACGAGGGCGTTATCATCGGCCCCCAGCACCCCGGCGGCGTGTGCGTCCGCACCGTCCCGCCGTCCGCGACCGTCCCCGCCCACTCCTGATCGGGGCCGACCAGCCCCAGCGTGAACTCGTCGACCGTCAGTTCCTGTCGTACCTCTCGCTGTGCCATGACGTTCGTGGGGTTGGTTCCCGCGGACCAAAAGGGTGCGCACGTCCGCGAGGCGCGGGGCGCGTCGGGATTACGCCACGTCGCGGAGTCACCGGCGTCCTCCAGTCAGATACCGGAGACGAGATCGCGCAGGGCGGCCTCGGGGTCGTCGGCCTTCGCGACGCCGCTGGCGAGGAGGACGCCCTCGCTCCCCAGTTCCCGGGCGGCGGCGAGGTCCTCGCCGGTCGAGATGCCCGCGCCGCAGAGCACCGGCACCGACTCGTCGACCGCCGCGGCGGCCGCGACGGCGTCCTCGACGACGTCGGGGTCGGCCTGACTCACCGGCGTGCCCGTGCCGATGAGTTCCGGCGGCTCGACGGCGACCGCGTCCGGGCCGAGGGCGGTCGCCGCGCCGACCTGTCGGGGGTTGTTCGCGCAGGCGACCGTCTCCAGCCCGGCGCGCTCCGCGGCGCGCAGGCCCGCGTCGACGGCCGCGAGCCGAAGCCGTCGCTCCGAATGGTTGATCAGCGTCCCGACCGCGCCCGCGTCGGCGACCGCCTCGGCGAGCGTGCTCCCGGTGTGGCTGCCGTGCTCGACGCCGTCTACGTGCTGGGCCCACGTCTCGACGCCGGTCTCGGCGACCGCGGAGAGGTGGGCCGCCTGCGGGGCGACGGCGATTCTCGCGTCCGTGTCGTCGGCGACGGTCGCGGCGGCGGCGGCGACCGCGACCGGGTCGCAGGGGTACGCCTTGAGGTTGACGAGGACGAACATACCCGGAATCGGTTCGGCAGGCGGGAAATAGCTACTCCTTCCCGTCGCCGGCACCGCTTTGCCGTCGTCCGGCGTCCGGGCCGCATGGATCCCCACGTCAGCCTCGTGACGCTCGGCGTCTCCGACCTGGACCGCTCGATCGAGTTCTACCGCGACGGACTCGGCCTCCCGATGCGAGAGCGAACGGAGGCGGACGTCGCGTTCTTCACCACCGAGGGGGCGTGGTTGGCGCTCTATCCGGTCGAACTACTCGCGGCTGACGCGAACGCGGCGGTCCCGACCGGGGGCGGCGGGTTCGGGGGGATCACGCTCGCGCACAACGTCGCGTCGCGGGCGGACGTGGACGCGGTCGTCGAGGAGGCCGAGACGGCGGGTGCCGAGGTCGTGAAGTCGCCGCGGGAGACCGACTGGGGCGGTTACGCGGGCTACTTCGCCGACCCGGACGGCTACCGCTGGGAGGTGGCGTGGAACCCGCACTTCGAGATCTGAAGGAGAGCGCCCGCGTCTCAGTCCTTTCGCTTGACCACGTCGCCGAGGGTGTAGGATCCCGTCGAGGCACCGCCCTCCCACTCGGTGTCGTCGTCGGTGGGGCCTTCCGTGAGCGAGATGTCGAGCTTCCGTTCGAGCTTGCGCCGGATGTCGTCGCTCGGGAGCATGTCCCCGCGTTCGAGCTTGCGGACGAGGCTCGCCTTCTCGTTGAGCTGCTTCGCGAGTTCCTCCTGCGTCAGCCCCGACGCCTCGCGGGCCCCCCGGATGCGCGCGTCGTAGTCCTGGGCGATCTCCTCCATCTGGTCGAACATGTCGCGCCGACGGCGGCGCGTCCCGCCGGAGGACCCGGACGATCCCGACCCGGACCCGGACCCGCCCGATCCCGAGGACCCCGTGGAGTACTTGGTGGAGGCGCTCCCGGACGACTGGGTGCGGACCTCGGTCCCGAACTGCGCGCAGTCCGAGCAGACGTCGATCTCCGCCCCCTCGATCTTGACCGTCTTCGGCGACGAAGTCTCCGCTCCGCACATCTCACACTGAGCCATGGGGGGTCTTTGCCACGCCACCGTATAAATCGTGCGCCCCGACCGCTCAGTCCAGCGCGCGCATCGAGTAGTAGAACCGCTGTAGGGCGGTGACGTGCCCGACGACGGCGAAGAAGGCGAGCAGCCACCCGACGACGGTCAGCCCCGACAGCGTGCCGGTGACGAACGCCGCGAGTACGCCCGCCAGGCCGATGAGCGCGAGGCGGTCGGCCCGCCCGACGAGCCCGCCGTAGACGCGGTCGAGGCCGACGGCCTGCGCCTGCGTGCCGAGGTAGGAGGTCATCAGCACGCCCGTCACCGCCGCGAGGCCGATCGCCCACCGCCCGACGCCGGCGGCGAGGCCGACGAGCATCACGATGTCCGCGTAGCGGTCGAGCACGTGATCGAGGAGGTCGCCGGCGGGCGAGGCGGTCCCCAGTCGACGCGCGAGCGCCCCGTCGAGCAGATCGAGCCACCCGTTGAGGAAGACGAGTACCGCCCCGATCAGGTAGAGCAGCGGCGCGTCGCCCGCGAACGCGAACGCCGCGCCCGCGGCGATCGCCAGCCCCATCGCCACGACGCTCACCGCGTTCGGCGTCAGGCCCAGCCGCTCGGAGACGTTCACGAAGGGGTCGAGCGCGCGGTTCGCCACGGGTCTGAGCTGATCGAGCGTCATAGGTAGTCGGTGAAGTCGACCTCGCCGGCGCTCGGTTCGCGCTCGCCCGCGACGACGGCCTCGATCTCGCGGGCGACCGCCTCGGGCGGCAGGTCGGTCGTGTCGATCTCGTACACCGCGTCCGCGCCGTGGTGCTCGACCGCCTCCGCGAGGATCACGTCGAGCGCCTCCGCCTCCGCGTTCTCGCGGGCCTTCGCCGGCGGCTCGCCCCGCTCGGTCAGCCGTCGCTCCACCTCCGCGGGGCGACAGCGCAGCACGACCACGCGGTCCGCGTCGAGGCGGTGGGCGAGGTGCGATTCGAGCAGGGGGCCGCCCGCCCCTCGCTCGTTCGCGCGCTCGTCGACCCACGCCGCGAGCGCGTCGAGGTCGGCGTAGAGGCTCCCCCTGTCGGGGTCCTCGCCGGCGTGGAACCCCTCCTCCCGGATCGCGTCGTTGAGGTGGAGCACGTCGAGCGGCGACGACACGAGGTCCGTCGCGGTCGTCTTTCCCGTTCCGGGGGTGCCGGTGACTGCGACTCTCATACGACGCGGTTCACGACCTCGACGGCGCGTTCGGTCTCCTCTCGCGTCCCGCAGGTGATCCGGATGCACCCGGGCAGCCCGAAGCTCGAGCAGTCGCGGACGATGACGCCCTCGCGCTGGCAGGCGTCGGCGACGGCCGCCGCCGGGGAGGCGTCCGTCCCGCCCGCCGTCGAGCGACGCCGCGGCTCGCCGTCCTCGTCCCCCGCGCCGTCTTCGTCGCGCTCACCGACCTCGACTCCCTCGACCCCCTCGCCGACGTCCGCGAGCACGAAGTTGCCCGCGCTCTCCCACGTCGGGGCGTCCAGGTGCTCGTACATGTACTCGCGCGCCCAGCGGACGGCCTCGACGCTGCGCTCCACGTGGTCGTCGTCGTCGAGCGCCGCCAGCCCGGCGCGACAGGCGAGCTTGTTCACCCCGAAGGGCGTGTTCACGCGGGCGTAGGCGTCCGCCCACGCCCCGGGCGCGAGCAGGTAGCCGAGCCGGAGCCCCGCGAGGCCGTAGGCCTTCGAGAACGTGCGGAGGACGGCCACGTCGTCGCGTTCGCGGACGAGGTCGACCTTGCTCGGGGCGTCCGTGAACTCGCCGTAGGCCTCGTCGACGACGACCAGCGTCTCCTCGTCGGTCCCGTCGGCGATCTCCGCGACCCCGCCGATCGAGATCTCGGTTCCGAGGGGGCTGTGCGGGCTGGTGAGGTAGACGATCCGCTCGCCGTCGTAGGCGTCGAGTATCGTCCCCGCCGTCTGCGCGAAGTCCTCGGCCTTCCGGATTCGGTAGGCGCGCGCCGTCCCGTGGTGGTAGCGGGCGCTCATGGCGTAGTAGGCGAAGCCGGGGTCGGGCACGAGGACGCGGTCGCCGGGGTCGAGCAGGGCGCGGTGGAGGTAGTCGATCGCGCCGTCCCCGCCGGGGGCGAGCCACACCTGGGCGGGCGCGACGTCCCACCGGGCCGCGAGCCTCTCGATCAGGTCCGCGTGGGAGGCCTTCGGGTAGGTGTTGATCGAGTCGGCGGCCTCGCGGACGGCCGCGACGGCCTTCGGACTCGCGCCGAGGGGGTTCTCGTTCGAGGAGAGCGCGATCAGGTCCCCGGGGTCCACCCCGAGTTCCCGGGCGACCTCCTCGTTCCCCCGCCCGGCCTGGTAGACGCTGTGGGCGGAGAGGTCGCGCGGTTGCATACTCGGAGACTGCGGACGCGCCGCCTTAAGCGTGCTCAAGCGGCGTCGGTCCGTGCCACGCACGCCCGACGGTCGTTCGCGGAGCGGCGTGCAGTCGACAGTATCTTCCCCGGGCCGTTCATCGATCCGGACATGTCTCTCGTCGACACAGTCGCCTACGTGGTCCACCTGTCGTTCGCCGGGCTGTGGACCGGCACCGTCCTCTTCGTCACCGCGGGCGTCCTCCCGCTGGCGCTGCGCGGCGAGATCCGCCCCGAACCCCTGGAGTACCTCACCGGCCGCCTGACGACAGTCTCGCGGGCGAGCGCCTTCTTCCTCTTCGCCACCGGCGGCCACATGGCTGGGCAGGGCTACACCCTCCCCCTGCTGCTCGAGACGCCGCGGGGACACCTCGTGCTCGCCATGGTCGCCCTCTGGTTCGCGCTCGCGGCGCTCGTCGAGGTCGGGGCCGCGCGGATGCGCAGCGGCCTCCGGGCGAAGAAGGTCCGGACGCCCGCCCGCGACGCGAAGCCCTTCCTCCAGGCCGGGTCGGCCGTCGCGGTCGGCCTGCTCGTCGTCGCCGGAACGCTCGCCGGCGGGCTCCCGTTCTAATCTCCCCCGACTACCGCCTCCCGCATCTTTACGCCCTCCTGATGCGACGCGACCGCATGGACGCAGAACCGCGGTACGTGGAGGTCCCGTCCGGCGAGACGATCGCCTACAGGGCGCGCGAGGGCGGCGAGGTGCCGGTCGTGCTCCTGCACGGCAACATGACCTCCTCGGTCCACATGGACGTGCTCTTCGAGCGGATGGACCCGCGCTACGCGCTCTACGCGATCGACCTGCGCGGGTTCGGGGCGTCGAGTTACGGGACGCCGATAGACTCGCTCGCCGACTTCGCGGCGGACGTGGCGGGCGTCGTCGACGCGATCGGCCTCGATACGTTCCACCTGCTCGGCTGGTCGACCGGCGGCGGGGTGGCGATGGAGTACGCCGCCGCCCACCCCGACCGCGTCGAGCGGATCGTCCTGGTCGCCCCCGTCAGCACCCGCGGCTACCCGATCTACCGCAAGGACGAGGACGGGCAGCCGACCGACGAGCCCCTCACGACGCGCGAGGAGATCGCCGCCGACCCGGTGCAGGTCGCGCCGGTCCAGCGCGCCTACGACGAGGCCGACCGCGACGCGCTGAGGGCGATCTGGGAGGCGCTCATCTACACGCACGAGACCCCCGACGACGAGCGGTACGAGCGCTACGTCGACGACATGCTCACCCAGCGCAACCTCGCGGACGTGGACTACGCGCTCGCTCACTTCAACGTCAGCGACCGGGAGAACGACTACGGCGAGGGATCGGGCCGGGCGGCCGACGTGACCCAGCCGACGCTCGTCCTCCGGGGGGACCGCGACCTCGTCATCACGGCGGAGATGGCCGCGGAGACCGTCGAGGACCTCCCGAACGCGCGCCTCGTCGAGTTGGAGGACTGCGGACACTCGCCGTTCGTCGACGCGCCCGAGCGCGTCGTGTCCGAGATCGAAGGGTTCCTCTCGTCGCCCTAGGGAATGTGGATCCTCCCTAGGGGATGTGGATCTCGTTTCGGAGCGTCCCCACGCCCTCGACCTCGACCTCGACGGTGTCGCCGTCCGAGAGCGGGCCGACGCCGGCCGGGGTGCCCGTGGAGATGACGTCGCCGGGCAGCAGCGTCATGTAGCGGGTGATCTCCTCGACGAGTTCCGGGATGGAGAAGATGAACTGATCGCGCGTGGAGTCCTGCCTGAGTTCGCCGTTGAGTCGGAGGCGGACGTGGGCGTCCTCGGGGACGGCCTCGGGCTTGGCGATGACGGGGCCGATGGGGGCGGCGTTGTCGAAGGCCTTGCCGCGAACCCAGTTCTGCTCGATCCGCTGGTCGTCCCGGTTGGAGATGTCGTTGAGGCAGGTGAAGCCCGCGACGACGTCCATCGCGTTCTCCGCCTTGACGTTGCGACACCGCTCGGCGATGACGACGGCCAGTTCGGCCTCGTGGTCGATGCGCTCCTTCCCGGCGGGCAGCGTGATGCGCTCGCCGTGGGCCGCGACGGTGGTGGGCGGCTTGAGGAACAGCATCGGGCGCTCGGGGACCTCGCTGTTCGTCTCCGCCGCGTGATCGGCGTAGTTCAGCCCGATGCAGACGATCTTCGTCGGCTCGCACGGCGGGAGGATGTCGACGTCGTCGGCGGCGAAGGTCTCGTCGCCGAAGGTGAGCCGCCCGCCGTAGTTCTCGCGGGCGACGATCTCCTCGCCGTCGGTGCCGGTCCACTCGCCGCGGCGGACGTTCCCTGCCGAGTCGCGAAAGCGAACCACTCGCATGACACTCCCATTCAACCGAGACCCGATAACCCTTCGGACTTCCGGCTTCCGGGGGCCGCGTCTCCGGTATCCGAACCCCGACTCCCGATCCTGCCCCCCGCTCTGTCCCCCGGCCCTGACCTCCCGACCCCGATTCCCCGGCCCTACCTCGCGGCGGACGACCAACAGTATAAGTGGCTCTCGCGAGATACTACGTCCGTCATGGAGCTAACCTGGCACGGTCATTCCACCTGGTACGTCGACGTGGACGGGACGACGATGCTGATCGACCCCTTCTTCGACAACCCGAAGACGTCGCTCTCGCCCTCGGACGTGGACGACCCGGATTACCTCCTGCTCACGCACGGGCACGCCGACCACATCGGCCACGCCGGGGAGTTTTCCGACGCGACCGTCGTCGCCACGCCCGAACTCGCCGCCTACGTCGAGGACGAGTTCGGTCTCGCGGACGCCGTCGGCGGGATGGGCATGAACGTCGGCGGCACCGTCGAACTGGGCGACGCCTACGTGACCATGCACCGCGCTGACCACACCAACGGCGCAAACACGGGCTACGAGCACGGCCTCGGTATGCCCACCGGCTTCGTCGTGAGCGACACGAAGCCCACGCAGGTCGCCGACAGCGAGTCCACGACGTTCTACCACGCGGGCGACACCGGCCTCATGACCGAGATGC
The Halomarina pelagica DNA segment above includes these coding regions:
- a CDS encoding HAD family hydrolase, whose product is MGNPIEAILFDLDDTLCTYRRSGQEILSLAFEAIGRDPFFTAEDYYEIFDDFVAESDSGLENRRRCFAALAERAGYSQSVGREVAAAYAEERDQTNVRWLPGAKEALDVLSPDYSLALVTNGPPEWQSQKIEALGIADRFETIVYAGYDTAPKPDPEPFRAALDRLGTEPDRAVTVGNSLGSDVTGAHNAGVRSIWLDADGIDDPEPSPHRRIETMSDLLDGSRSLFTIAEG
- the tpiA gene encoding triose-phosphate isomerase, producing the protein MFVLVNLKAYPCDPVAVAAAAATVADDTDARIAVAPQAAHLSAVAETGVETWAQHVDGVEHGSHTGSTLAEAVADAGAVGTLINHSERRLRLAAVDAGLRAAERAGLETVACANNPRQVGAATALGPDAVAVEPPELIGTGTPVSQADPDVVEDAVAAAAAVDESVPVLCGAGISTGEDLAAARELGSEGVLLASGVAKADDPEAALRDLVSGI
- a CDS encoding helix-turn-helix domain-containing protein; its protein translation is MTTIIESRIPVDDLALEATLQELPEARFVCERSVQTDEIMPLVWARATDEIELETALDSDPTVDRWSRLATAENEWLYRIEWEYETRLTFRILSASPTVVLRAHASRHGWSLRLLYPEREEIERTLSFCDEMDIALDVVQIRDADNRPASRYGLTNEQYRALVTAAERGYFDVPRSVTLEDVADELGVSHQALSERLRRGHSALIDEMLQHGSVFE
- a CDS encoding ubiquitin-like small modifier protein 1, which translates into the protein MELTLFGPLRGVTGAKTVEVEFGGGTARDALCALVDRYPRARDQLFDGAGDLRPSVRLTRDGERVDPDDALAADESLTVYPAMRGG
- a CDS encoding TrmB family transcriptional regulator, whose protein sequence is MSGEREAVAALEELGLTEYEARCFVALTRIPKGTATEISKLSEIPRSRVYDTVERLHRRGLVDIHQSDPREYRAVPRDEALDVLRRNYTSRIDAAATALEGVESTEVGEEAGVWSVTNAEHVSDRVATLLDDAEEHVHVLVAADSTLDPTILDRLAAADGRGVAIVVEVASEDLRERVEEAVPGAQVTVSSGLERVDPVVEKWPGRLVTVDRRAVLASAIEESHLPGVQEETAVWTRGSDHGVAVWMQELLEDRTGATE
- a CDS encoding ATP-binding protein gives rise to the protein MSETETITVAEVSDGAGSAGDPGTTVEMPAVEVLTGRGFVTGKSGSGKSNTASVVIEKLLDRQFSLLIVDIDGEYYGLKEKYEILHVGADEECDIQVGAEHAEKIADLALRNNIPIILDVSSFLDEREAAALLTEVAKQLFAKEKKLKKPFLLIVEEVHEWIPEGGGLDECGRMLIKIGKRGRKHGLGITGISQRPADVKKDFITQCDWLVWHRLTWRNDTKVVKRVLGSEYSAAVEDLGDGEGFLVTDWSEQTRRVQFQRKRTFDAGATPGLDDFERPDLKSVSADLVGELESITEEQDRREDRIEELEQELLEKEERIRMLEQDLADARDLSRMADQFAAALFDHPGRSRMRIESEQSTLEEHPGVEYRNGRAAANGVSAGGDEGSRDGRSDASGGTSATDLAPWPEQSAGSGGGDGDGGGDGHRNGTGDVNGRSGGADDASGARVRDRSVVERLRERLESMDPTTRSMLARYRERGPLSPLDAHVAAGGSGDRTVAYSRNGELREVGFIEHAGRGEYVYVLPDLVAREFDHRLSPEQLDERVERIERYLVGGPWPAE
- a CDS encoding acetamidase/formamidase family protein produces the protein MAQREVRQELTVDEFTLGLVGPDQEWAGTVADGGTVRTHTPPGCWGPMITPSFRGGHEVTRPIAVEGAEVGDAIAVRIRDVEVTSVATSTGSMAEREGAFGDDPFVDHRCPECGAAWPETVVEGAGEESIRCAECGANASSFGFEYGYTVVFDDDRTIGLTVGPEGADALAEDAEELMALPENSRQHPILLYKPAEMPGAIGHLRPFVGNIGTTPPVELPDSHNAGDFGQFLVGAEHDWGLADESELANRTDGHMDSNEVRAGAVLICPVKVDGGGLYVGDLHANQGDGELSLHTTDVSGWTELEVEVIKGLDVDGPLLLPNVEDLPHIARPIDADERERGEALAEEYGVDLDDLGPIQVIGSGATINDATDNAFERASDLLDMSVGEVRGRCTFTGGVEIARLPGVVQLTLLAPMDVLEERGLADLVREQYDL
- a CDS encoding VOC family protein, with protein sequence MDPHVSLVTLGVSDLDRSIEFYRDGLGLPMRERTEADVAFFTTEGAWLALYPVELLAADANAAVPTGGGGFGGITLAHNVASRADVDAVVEEAETAGAEVVKSPRETDWGGYAGYFADPDGYRWEVAWNPHFEI